One genomic region from Eremothecium gossypii ATCC 10895 chromosome I, complete sequence encodes:
- the RRT12 gene encoding Rrt12p (Syntenic homolog of Saccharomyces cerevisiae YCR045C (RRT12)): MLYKRTVYWLLSVLLLSDGISAEEYVITLKAPKTLSKLLAVKLGNRTLKQILDARIKQKFSFGKFEAITVDIPPFLADTLTENKWISHISLNEEYNLLGDEYAGEEDTGDDNGDEFENESDDDDGDDEDEEEEEEEDGDGEDGDDDDDTEEDDSRGPPRPEYPVAPPSPQRPVFPPEPETPIEVPDPEPEPPVEFPEPEEPIEKPGPKRPVNPPEDEEPYNPPEPEAPAEPQPDHPISPPESEQPSDPDTQPPNDPPSFDPQPDQPVERPDLDRPEPEKPGNDEPSEGAPEFPTNPEEPQPPSDSPETPEPSNPPESDPIVPSDPETPSDPEPEQPVDVPVPAPVTPPGPEEPTSTPDPDSPPDKEQRPDDFDQPRENPNDQQPSPNPDRPEPIRGIPAEPVAGAPGEGLHQYAIQVDAPRHLARTCRRTGLPFDPSGDKEYTFNYYYDEEHLGEGVNVYVLDSGIYKSHPEFDGRAHFGIDTTKEGPGDLNGHGTHVAGLVGSRTFGIAKKANIYEIKVMTVDGRGSTSNIIAGVEFAVKHCQQSGKRCVANMSLGGLSFGHSALDSAVEAAIEEGLVFVVAAGNSKERACWYSPAKVKTAITVGAFDDRSDIIASFSNYGKCVDIFAPGVAVASLSNSPSNTMRVLNGTSMSAPITAGVVAVLLDQGIEPHEVKDHLLSISTKGLFHKRRLVSSRTPDRALFTGVKREDDSFSTEKFPFVNEEAYLKFIGDDLKKVQGPSLFRKVLRSSLSKVI, from the coding sequence ATGTTATACAAGAGGACAGTTTATTGGCTCTTATCGGTTCTATTACTATCTGATGGAATCAGTGCAGAGGAATATGTGATCACTTTGAAGGCACCCAAAACTTTAAGTAAATTGTTGGCAGTGAAGTTGGGCAACCGCACACTAAAGCAAATACTCGATGCCAGAATCAAGCAGAAGTTTTCTTTCGGAAAGTTTGAGGCTATCACCGTGGACATTCCGCCGTTCCTTGCTGATACATTGACAGAGAACAAGTGGATCTCCCACATTTCGCTCAACGAGGAGTATAACCTTTTGGGTGACGAGTATGCGGGAGAAGAAGACACGGGGGATGACAATGGGGACGAATTCGAGAACGAGAGCGACGATGATGACGGGGATGAcgaagatgaagaagaggaagaagaggaGGACGGAGATGGTGAGGACGGagatgacgacgacgatACAGAGGAGGATGATAGCAGAGGACCTCCTCGGCCAGAGTACCCCGTAGCTCCACCAAGTCCCCAGCGTCCAGTGTTCCCACCGGAACCTGAAACTCCTATCGAAGTACCTGATCCTGAGCCCGAACCTCCGGTCGAATTTCCTGAACCCGAAGAACCGATTGAAAAGCCCGGGCCGAAGAGACCCGTCAATCCGCCAGAGGATGAAGAACCATATAATCCACCCGAACCGGAAGCACCCGCTGAACCACAACCCGACCATCCCATCAGTCCTCCAGAGTCGGAACAGCCATCGGATCCCGACACTCAGCCTCCCAATGATCCGCCATCTTTCGATCCACAACCAGACCAGCCAGTTGAGAGACCAGACCTTGATAGACCTGAGCCAGAGAAACCGGGCAATGATGAACCTTCAGAAGGAgcaccagagtttcctaCCAACCCAGAAGAGCCACAACCACCTAGCGACTCCCCCGAAACACCCGAACCATCTAATCCTCCAGAGTCCGATCCTATCGTTCCATCGGACCCCGAGACCCCATCTGATCCAGAACCTGAACAACCAGTAGATGTACCGGTCCCTGCCCCAGTCACTCCACCAGGACCAGAAGAACCAACCAGTACCCCAGACCCTGACTCGCCACCAGATAAGGAACAGAGGCCAGATGACTTCGACCAGCCACGCGAGAACCCTAATGACCAGCAACCCTCCCCCAACCCTGATCGCCCAGAACCTATCAGAGGTATTCCAGCTGAACCTGTTGCAGGAGCACCTGGTGAGGGGCTGCATCAATACGCTATACAGGTTGATGCACCTCGCCATTTGGCGCGTACTTGCCGGCGTACCGGCCTACCGTTCGATCCCTCTGGCGACAAAGAGTACACCTTCAACTACTATTACGACGAGGAGCACTTGGGCGAGGGAGTCAACGTCTATGTATTGGACAGTGGCATTTACAAGAGCCATCCAGAGTTCGATGGTAGAGCACATTTCGGCATCGACACTACAAAAGAGGGGCCTGGCGATCTAAATGGCCATGGTACACATGTCGCAGGTTTGGTCGGATCCAGAACGTTTGGTATTGCCAAGAAAGCAAATATCTACGAGATCAAAGTCATGACTGTCGATGGTCGGGGGAGCACTTCCAACATAATTGCAGGGGTTGAGTTTGCAGTCAAGCATTGCCAGCAAAGCGGCAAAAGGTGTGTGGCAAACATGAGCCTTGGAGGTCTTAGTTTTGGCCACAGCGCCCTTGATAGTGCAGTCGAAGCTGCAATTGAGGAGGGTCTTGTTTTCGTGGTAGCCGCAGGCAACTCCAAGGAGAGGGCATGCTGGTATAGTCCTGCGAAGGTGAAAACTGCCATCACCGTGGGAGCTTTCGATGACCGCTCCGACATCATTGCATCTTTTTCAAATTATGGCAAGTGTGTGGATATTTTTGCACCAGGTGTCGCTGTCGCTTCTTTGTCGAACAGCCCCTCGAATACCATGCGTGTGTTGAACGGCACCTCCATGTCTGCGCCGATCACGGCAGGTGTGGTAGCCGTATTACTAGACCAAGGCATTGAGCCCCACGAGGTCAAAGATCATTTACTTTCCATCTCGACAAAGGGCTTGTTCCATAAACGGAGGCTCGTCAGTTCTAGAACACCTGATCGTGCTCTTTTCACTGGTGTGAAGCGGGAAGATGATTCGTTCAGCACCGAAAAGTTTCCTTTTGTGAACGAAGAGGCATACCTAAAATTTATTGGCGATGACCTCAAGAAAGTGCAGGGACCATCCTTGTTTAGAAAGGTCTTGCGTTCATCGCTAAGTAAAGTCATTTAA
- the TIM23 gene encoding protein transporter TIM23 (Syntenic homolog of Saccharomyces cerevisiae YNR017W (TIM23)), with protein MCHVMNEKFSASSRRATRAQSHHQVKHDGGPTEHRPVEGSHKVSARQGYQTKELRWDMSFLFGSKKQDSGADDRKLQETLGFDPQQVTNVANIIATPGALDPSRLHPLAGLERGVEYLDLDEEKLSSVEGSQGLIPSRGWTDDLCYGTGSVYLTGLGLGGAYGFFEGLRNIPPNAPGKLQLNTVLNHITRRGPFLGNNAGVLALTYNLINSTIEGLRGKHDAAGSIASGAIAGALFKSSKGLKPMYYASGSMALVAAGWCGLKTLLL; from the coding sequence atgtgtcacgtgatgaaTGAAAAATTTTCGGCCAGCAGTCGCCGGGCTACTAGAGCGCAGAGCCACCACCAGGTGAAGCACGACGGCGGGCCTACGGAGCATAGGCCAGTTGAAGGGAGTCACAAGGTAAGTGCCAGACAAGGGTATCAGACAAAAGAATTGCGGTGGGATATGTCTTTTCTGTTTGGCAGTAAGAAGCAGGACTCCGGTGCAGATGACCGGAAGCTGCAGGAGACCCTGGGTTTCGATCCCCAGCAAGTGACGAACGTGGCGAACATCATCGCGACCCCAGGGGCTCTGGATCCCTCGCGGTTGCACCCACTTGCCGGGTTGGAACGGGGCGTGGAATATCTGGACCTGGACGAGGAAAAGCTCTCCAGTGTAGAAGGGTCACAGGGTCTGATTCCGTCGCGCGGGTGGACGGACGACCTTTGTTACGGGACGGGGTCCGTCTATCTGACCGGGCTGGGGCTCGGAGGCGCATACGGGTTCTTTGAGGGCTTGCGCAACATCCCTCCCAACGCGCCGGGGAAACTGCAGCTTAACACAGTGCTGAACCACATCACACGCCGCGGTCCATTCTTGGGGAACAACGCGGGTGTTCTGGCTCTGACTTACAACCTGATCAACTCTACGATTGAGGGCTTGCGCGGCAAGCACGATGCCGCAGGGTCTATTGCCTCCGGCGCCATTGCCGGCGCCCTGTTCAAGAGTTCGAAGGGCCTAAAGCCAATGTACTATGCATCCGGTAGTATGGCGCTTGTCGCAGCTGGCTGGTGCGGCCTCAAGACACTTCTGCTATAG